The genomic window CACTTAGTTTGGTATAAGTACGCGCTTCCGCTTCTGTTAGTTCTACAAGTATGGGATAATAAAGATAATGTACCAGCGCCCCCTGTTGAATTGCATCTTTCAGGGTAAATTCTGGTTTTATAACTGTGCCAAAGTAATCAAATAAAGATTGCGTACCTGCATCATCAAAATAGCGTTCTGGTGTTGCCGAAAGTCCTAAGCGCAACCCAATACTAGAAGGCAAACTTTCCTCTAAACGTCGTGCGCCGAGGTTATGAGCTTCGTCTCCCACAATTAAAGTTTTTGGGGGAAAATACTTTAATTGGGACTGCAACCCCTCACCGATCAGTGTGGAATTTGTAGTAATGACTGTGAGAAAATGTTGGTTGCCAGAACGCAAGTTGTAAAGTTGCGTCGATAGCTGACTTTGCCAGTTGCGGACATTCTCAAAAGCTAAGACTGGTTCTAATCCAAATTTCTCGCATTCTCGCGCCCATTGCGTCACCAAATGCCGATATGGGCAGACTATCAGCAACACTCGCAAGCCGATTTGTTGATACAGTTCAGTTGCGATCGCTAATGCCGCAATAGTCTTGCCGCTACCAGTCGCCATCTTCAGCGTACCACGCCCTTTGTTGGCAAACCAATTAGCAACAGCTTCCCGCTGATACTGTCGCAGCTGAATAGATGGTGGCATTCGGGGACATCCCTTTCGCGGTGGATTTCCCTCCGTTGAGTAGCTACCCTTATTTTCGCCCGCTACAGGTAATCTTAATCTGAACTGAAGTCCTTCAAATCGGGGAGTTGCCTTGGGGGGAATCGTAGGCGTTAGTTTCGGGGCATTGTAGGCGGCATTCATGGTAGATACAGGACAGCATATAATCTAATGAATTATACATCTAGTGTTTATGGGGTTCCCTTCACAGTAACTTCACACTATATGCGTAAATTTTATTATCAAAAACTCATATTTATTGACAAAATGCCTTTCCGAAGACTATTTTTATCCCCATTCCGCATCCTCATTTCGACATATGACACTTGAGGGGGCGGAATGTGGACTAAGACATTATTTGGCTCAACTTAAAGGAAAGACACTTTGTTATTCCAAGTCGCAAGAGATGCTGAAATTATCAATTCGCTTGTTACATTACCTAAAGTATAAAACTGTCCCCGTACCTCCCAGTATTATCCCCTGACTGTGCAACGCCAAAAATCGAAAACTTACAACTTATACCTTCTCAATACAAGCTTTTAGCTGTTCGCTGAGAACCTGAACATGAGGTTTCTTTAGCATAGTTAGATGATTGCCAGGAATATTATGAATTTCCACTCCTCCAACAGCTAGATTGCTCCAGCCCATACTGGTATCTTGCTCCGTTTTTAACTGAACGCTAGTCTTAAAAAGAGTAATTCGATTTGGGTAGATTTGTGGAGTATAGTTGAGAGTTGCTTCGCTATTAGCATGGAAAACGCGAAGCATAGGCTGAATTGTTAACTCTCTTAAAATCTGCGACCTAGACTCCTGAGACATGAGATTACCTATAGCCTCCTCGCCCAATATCGAGCGCCAGAAAAGATGTTCTCCCAGCCGCAGAACCAACTTATTTAAAATAGGAAACCGAGATATAAAACTCTGATACTCGTTTTTACTAGGAGTAAGCAAATAAAAATAATCTATAACAAATGACCATATATATCGCGTCGCTATGGTAAAAAGAAACCTGAAACCATCTTTAAAAGAAGGTTGATTATCCGAACCTGGTGCTAAAGTATCAAGCATAGCAACTAGACCCACTTCATGCCCGGATTTTTGCAATTGTTGAGCCATTTCAAAAGCAACCAAACCTCCAAAAGACCACCCTCCTAAAAAATAAGGGCCTTTTGGCTGCACCACGCGCAACGCTTCAATATAATAAGCTGCCATATCTTCAATGCGATTTATTGGGGGCTGTTCTCCGTCAATACCTCGCGGTTGTAACCCATAAAAAGGCTGATTTTTGCCCAAATGATACGCTAATTCGTAATAAGGGAAAACTACGCCAAAAATAGGATGTACGCAGAAGAAAGGTGGATTTGAACCTTTAGGCTGAATTGCAACTAAAGGCGACCAAGACTGAGAATTATTTTCTACAAATAAAGTAGTTGCTAAACTTTCAACTGTCGGATTTAAGAAGAGGGTAGACAGCGGTAACTCGCGCTTAAACTGCTTGTATACCTCATCCATGAGGCGTATAGCCAGCAGGGAATTTCCACCTAAGTCAAAGAAGTTATCGCCAATACCTACACGCTCAATGTTAAGAACTTCAGCCCAAATTTTTGCTAACGTTGATTCTGTAGAAGTACGAGGAACAACGTTTAAGGTTAAATTCGAGATTTCTGATTTTAAGTTGAATGGTGTAGGTAATGCTAGACGATCTACTTTTCCATTAACAGTCAGCGGTAGAGAATCTATCAATACAAAAAATGAAGGCACCATGTAATCTGGTAACTTCTTCTTCAGAAAATCGCGAATTTCAATGGTGGTTAACGCCTGATTTTGCTGCGGTACAATATAAGCTATTAAACGCTTGTTATCAGGTATATCTTCGCGCACAATTACCACCGCTTCTTTAACTGCTGGATACTGCCTCAGCAGCGCCTCAATCTCTCCTAATTCGATGCGAAAACCGCGAATTTTTACCTGTTGGTCGATGCGTCCTAAAAACTCAATGTTTCCGTCTAGTTTAAACGTCGCTAAGTCACCTGTTTTATAAAGACGCTCGGTTCTACTCTCCTTTTTAAGGGAGGATAAAGAAGAATTTTCCTGTATTGAGGCTTCATTTTCTATTTTTACTTTGGCCTTTATAAAAAGGTTAGGAATAAACCGTTCAGCAGTTAACTCCGGACGGTTTAGATAGCCGCGTGCTAGTCCATCACCACTGATGTACAATTCGCCAGTAATACCGATAGGTACTGGCTGTAAATATCCATCTAATATATAAATTTGAGTATTAGCAATTGGGCAACCGATGGGCGGCTTTTCGCTATCGTCATTAATTTCTGCAATTGTAGCCCAAACAGTTGCTTCAGTTGGCCCATAAGCGTTAAAAAATCTGCGATCAGAAGTCCATTTGTTGACAATATCTTTAGAACAAGATTCGCCTGCACAAATTATAGTATGCAGTGCGGGAAGTTCTTCTTTTGGTAATACTGCAAGTACAGCAGGCGGAAGGGTGACGCAAGTAATATTATTGTCTTTGCATAGCTTTATTAAAGCTTGTCCAGGCAAAAGAGATTCTTTTTTAGCTATGTAAAGTGTTGCTCCTATTCGCAATGCCATGATAATTTCAAAGATTGAGGCATCAAAACTCAAGGATGCAAATTGTAAGATGCGATCGCTTGGCTGTAACTTGAAAACTTCGATCTGAGCTTCTGCTAAGTTAGACAGTCCTCTATGCTGTACTAAAACGCCTTTTGGTTTTCCGGTTGAGCCAGAGGTATAGATAACATAAGCTAGATTATCAAATGTTACGTTACTGGTTGGGTTGTGTTGGGGATGGGAAGCGATCGCATTCCAGTCTGTATCCAAACAAACTACAGACAAACCGTGTTGGCGATCCCCCCAACAGGGCTTCCAAAGGGGAGCTAATATGGATTGCGTTAATAAGATGGATATTTGAGCGTCTTCCACCATGAAGTTAAGACGTTCTTGCGGATAGCTTGGATCTAAAGGTAGGTATGCTCCACCTGCTTTGAGGATGCCCAATAGTCCCACTATCATATCTACAGAACGCTCTACACAAATGCCCACTAAAACATCTGGAAATACTCCCAATTGTTGCAGGTGGTGTGCAAGTTGATTGGCTCTGATGTTCAATTCGCGGTAGGTTAACTGCTGATTTTCAAAAATGAGCGCGATCGCATCCGGGCTTTGCTCTACCTGCGCTTCAAATAACTGATGAAAACACTGCTCTATTTTGGATGGTAAATTTTGGATTTCAAATTTATTCTGGCTAAATATTAATAGTTCTTTCTGCTCTGCATCGGTCAAGATTGTTAATTCACCAAGGCGTTTTTGTGGATTTGCAACAATACTTTCCAGCAGCGTTTGGTAATGTCCCAGCATTCGAGTAATGGTAGCATCATCAAATAAATCAGTGCTGTATATTACTTGTCCTTTAAAACTTTCCGGCGATTCCCACAAGTGAAACTCTAGATCGAACTTGGCGCTTAGGCTGTCAAACTCCAACTGCGAGAGCATTAAACCTGGCAATTCTAATGCCTCAATGGGAGTATTTTGCAGACTAAACGCAACTTGGAACAAGGGATGTTGGCTCAGGTTGCGCTCTGGATGCAGTTCTTCTACTAGCTTCTCAAAGGGTAAGTCTTGATGGGCATAAGCTCCTAGCGTAACCTCCCGTACTCTGCTCAGCAATTCTAGAAATGTTGGATTGCCTGATAAATTAGTACGCAGCACCAAACTATTGACAAAAAAACCAATTAATCCCTCAATTTCGCGACGGTTGCGGTTAGCAATTGGTGAGCCGACAACAATATCTGATTGCTGAGTGTAGCGATGGAGTAAGATTTGAAATGCCGCCAAGAGAGTCATAAACACAGTCACGCCTTGGCGCTGCGAAAGCGCCTCTAATTCCTCACTCAGGCTTTTCGGTAACTCTAGAAATTTCGTCGCGCCTCGGTAGGTTGGAGCGGTTGGGCGAGGTTTATCACTAGGCAAATTCAGTGAGGGGATATTGTCCAGCTGCTGCTTCCAGTAGGCTAACTGAGACTCCAGAACCTCACCCTGTAGCCATTCGCGCTGCCAGTCGGCAAAGTCTGCATATTGAATCGGCAGTTCTGGCAAGGGCGAGCGCTCTTTATTTGCAAAGGCTGCATAGAGTGTTCCTAGTTCCCGAATTAGCACCCCAATAGACCAACCATCACAGATAATGTGGTGCAGATTCAGCAGGAGTACATATTCTGAAGAGTCTAGCTGTAACAGCATCACTCGCAGTAACGAGTCCTGAGATAAATCGAAAGGACGCGATCGCTCCTCGGTAGCTATCCGTCGAGTTTCCGCTTCCCGTTCGGTTGCTGGTAGCGATTGCAAATCTACTACTGGCAGAGGTATGGTTAAGCTGGGAGCAATTACCTGGACGGGTTGCCCATCAAGCATCCTAAAAGTAGTACGCAAAGCTTCGTGGCGACACACAATTTCGTTGAACGTCTCTTCCAGCGCCGAAGTGTTGAGCGAACCTTTTAGGCAAAGTGCAGCCGCTACATTGTAAAAGGTATTGCCTGGGAAGAGTTGGTCGAGAAACCACAATCGCTGTTGAGCAAAAGATGCTGGAAATACAAAAACTTCTGTTTCCTCAGCTTTCATTTTGTTGTTGCTGTTCAGTCAGCACTCCAATCTTAAAAATTTGAATCACCCCGTCATGCAGTTCATAGCGTCCAATTTCGGGCTTCCACTCTAGAAAGTCTTCAAATGCGATCGCTTTGGGTAAGGCTTGAGTCATGGCTTGCTGCTTTCCCAGAATCAATATAAGTGCATTTTATTCAATTGTGCGATCGCGCTAATTTCGGCGCTCACTTCTTTTTCTACTTCTTCCCACCCCAGTAAAGGTTGACCACTCGCCACAATTTTTTGGCGAATCTCCCACAGTTTGCATCCGAGGAGTGTTTTCGGCTCAAACAGTTTATCCTGCATGGCAGTTTTTATCGATTCGGTTCCCATTGAATTTACCTTGGCTCTATTACGATAGGATAACCAGTATCCAAGTGAAAGCGATCGCCTGCACGAGTTCCCCCTTCACCAAGACAAACGTAGTGCATTTTTGTAGCGATCGCTCAGCGTGCGATCGCCCAAATGCTCAAAGAAAATTCTCAGCAGATGGAAGCGATCGCAATTTAGAAAGGGGCATTACTTGGCACGGCTGCACCGTAAAACGAAAGTGCTACTCCTGCGTCAACCCTTGATGTTGAAGTGTTCCCTCCGCTTGCTGCTCCACTATTTGAAATATCGAATAGTTCCTGTTCAAGGTTAGTTTATTACTCTTTCAGCAAAACCCCAATGACTAATTACCAGCTTGCCAAATCGGAATTCCTCCTACCGTTGGAACAGCCAACATCTGACCATCTGGACTAAATAATCCTGTACTAGCACCACTACTCACATCAAAACCACTAAGAGGCCATTCCTTGCGAATTTCGGCATTAAAAATACGTGAACCAGCTACCTGACCAGCAACCAGATAGGTTTTAGCATCAGGACTGAGTGATAACTGGTCATCCGTTCTGTCTACCGAAGCCGAAACAGTACGCACAGTTCCACCCGTTTTCACGTCCCAAGTCCGGAGGTGAGCTTCATATATCGCGTCTTTTGACAGACTGGTTAACGTTTGACCATCCGGGCTAAAGGCTATGCTCATGGGAATTAACTCATTCTTTTCTTTTAGGGTATGGAGGAGTTGACCTGTTTTAGGATTCCAAAGTTGAATCAAGCCTTGCCAGTGATAAGTTCCTCCCTTGAGGATAGATTGACTGGAACCGAGGCTGGCTAAGACTTGGCTATCAGGGCTAAAACTCATCCCTCGTAAAGATTTGATATTACTCCTGAGTACAAAACGCTTTTCGCCGGTTGCTACATCCCATAGCTGAATCTGCGGATTTTCGGAACCAAAATATTTTCGGGCGCTACTGGCAATAAATTGTCCGTTTGGGCTAAATTCCAGGCTGGAAACAATGCTAGCCGGGAAATTTTCCCCAGAATCCTTAGGGGATCGAAACTCTGCGCTATTGGTAAAAATTGGTTTTTTCCAGATAGCTTCTCCGGTTTTGCTATTCCACACACCAACTGCTATTGATTTATCAATTTGCGAGTAGACGATACTGGCAACAAACTGTCCATCAGGGCTGATGGTAACATCTCCAAAGGAAGTGGTATCGTCGGCTTTGATAGATGAGAGTAATTCCCCTTTCCTTACATCCCACAACTGAATGGCTTTACCCTGTTCACCATTACAGACGAGTAGAAGTCCATTAGAGCTAAACTTGGCATAGTTCGCGACAGTGGGCAACTTGTGAACTAGCTTGGAGTTTTCCCAAGATGGTTTAGCTTGAACCACGGAAGGGGTTGGTGCTTGAGCGAAGAAGCCAGCCGATTTTGCCACAGATGTCCCCACAAGTGTAGCGATCGCGAGGACGGTCACTGTTAAGGCAGTTGTTTTCTTCATACTCAAGGCAAAAGTAGTAGTGATTCACTACTAACTAATGACTCTCGATGAATGATTCTGTTTCCCTTCGCTTGGCAACACTTCGCCCAAGATAGAGGCATGAATGGATGAGGCTTTGTTTGCGATCGCCTTCTTTTAGAATTGCTTGTAAGTTGGGTGGATGCCGCAATTGAGCCGATCTTCAATAATTCTTCTGCTGCTCATCGGCAAAACACCACAGCCATTGCTCTCCTAATTCTGCTGAACTGATTACAGTATGTCCCGTTTCCTCATAGTGACGGCGAGAATGCTGATTTTCTGAGGAGTCGCAGCACAGCATCTTACCGCAGGTCTGACAAATGCGAAGATGCACCCAGCGACCATTGATCCGAATGCACTCTTCACAGCGAAACACGGGATAGTTGGCTTTAGAGATTAGGTTTTCTAGAGTCACTTCATTGAGGTGTTGGCAGGGCATAGGGTTTCCCGATCCGTTTATGAGTTGGAGTTGCTGATTGAATGCTTCCAATTCTAAGGTCTAAACTAGCGATCGCTTTCTTCTCTAGTGGATGGAACTTAATATAAATCCAGATTTAATGGTTACAGCTTTTCTCCTGCTAAGTTTATTCAGCCAAGCTTTAGCATGATCGCGAGATGTTCAATTCGCTCATACTCGTTGAGTTCTTCAATCTCACTTGCTGTGATATTGCCGCTTTGATTTTTGGCAAGTAACGTACTGAGTCGCTCTTGCATTTCAGGTGTGGGGTGAAAGGCGGCGATTTGTTCTGGGGTTGGCTGACTTGTTAGAAAGTCCAGAATGTAGCGGTAGACATGAGCCGGAAGGACAGCCTGCTGAACGCACTGCCGTAATAGTTCTGGCAGGCGATCGCCTAATTTAGTCCGTTGTTCGGAGAGGTCGTCTGGAATTTCCATCGTGATAGTTGTCACAGCGAGAGCCACGCAATAGCTACACTATTCGCTATTCTATGAGGAAATCAGTTTGTAGGTACGGAGTGAGAACTATGCACAGCATCATACTAAAATCCCATATCGGTAGCGATAGTCTTTTGAAGGTTCATTTACCTGACATGAGAGATACCGATATCGAGGTTGTCATTGTCTATCAAACTACCCTGCCCAAAGGTGTTGAAGCTGCATCTGTTTCACAGTTTTACGGATGTATTCAGGATGACTCATTTATTCGGCATCCTCAAAACGAACAACCTGAACGCAAGCCTCTGGAATGAAATATCTTCTTGATACAAATGTCTACATCATTTATCTAAAAGGCAGAAATTTGAACTTAAAGCAGAGACTTGAAGCAGTTCCTATTCAATACGCAACTAAAGGATTTTTATAATAAATACTCGATTATGCTTGCAGATAAGTAAATAAGTATTAATGCCAAGGAGTACCGTCGTGACAGAGCTGAAGAACCTAAACACAGAATTCCCGGACGAAGATACTGAAATCGATGATGATATCTGGATCGAGCTAGAAGAAGAGGATGTTGAGTTACAGGAAGAGGAAATTACTGAGCCGTTTGACCCAACCAAGATTAGGGTTGACACCAGACAAATAACGATCGACTTGGTGCTTGGCAGAATTAAGCTTAAAGAAATTGACTTAGCCCCTGATTTTCAGCGTCAAGCGGGAATCTGGAAAGACGCCGCTAAAAGCCGGCTGATTGAGTCTATCCTCATCCGTATTCCACTTCCAGCCTTCTATATGGACGCAACTGATGAGGATAAATGGTTGGTTATAGATGGACTACAACGGCTAACTGCCCTTAAGCAGTTTGTCCTTGATAAGCAACTTAAGCTACGTAGACTAGAGTACCTCACCGACGTTGAGGGCAAAACCTATGATGAACTGCCTCGTAAGTACCAGCGTCGAATCCAGGAGACTCAGATCACCGTTTATCTGATTGAAAAAGGCACCCCCCCTGAAGTTAAATTTAATATTTTCAGACGCATTAACACAGGGGGCTTACCTCTCTCACCCCAGGAACTTCGCCACGCTTTAAACCAGGGGAAAGCAACAAAATTTTTGGCTCAGCTTGCTGATTCGCAAGAGTTCAAGCAGACAACAGGTATTACAAATACTCGTAAACAGCTTCGTATGGAGGATCGTGATTTTGTCCTTCGTTTTTTAGCTTTCACTCTTACCTCATACACGGATTACAAAGCTAAGAGCCTAGATTTTTTTCTAAATGAAACGATGGTTGATATTAATAAAATGTCTGATTCAGAAATAAATATCCTCGGAGAAAGTTTTTTGCGAACGATGGTCATAGCATTTGACATATTCGGAGACTATGCTTTTCGGAAAATATCCAAGCATAATAAAGAACAAAAGAATCCCCTCAATAAAGCATTGTTTGAGGCTTGGGCAGTCAACCTTAGCAAGCTAGAGGAGCAAGCAATTGACACTCTGAGAGAGCGAAAGCAATATTTAATCGATAATTTTATTGCAATTCTGGAAAGTGATGCTAAATTTATGGGGTCTATTTCCCAGAGTACTGACAGTGTTAGTAAAGTTAAGTATCGGTTTAGTACTATTGAGAACTTGTTAAAGGAAGTGCTGGCATGATTCGGATTCGTTCTCTGTGCTTGAAAAACTTCAAACCTTTTGAAGCCGAGTTTCTTGAGTTCAGATCACTCACCCTGCTTTCTGGTCTCAACAGCACAGGCAAATCCTCAGTACTTCAATCCCTGCTGCTGCTACGTCAATCTTACCAACAAGGCTTACTGCGAAAAACAGGCTTGGCGCTCAATGGTGACTTGGTTTGTATTGGTACGGCTCAAGATGCGCTTTTTGAGGGTGCAAAAGATGATTCAATTGGTTTTGAGCTTGTTTGGGAAGATGGCATCAAGGGGATATGGCGTTTCGACTACAACCGAGAGGCAGACGTGATAGCTCTTTCCGCATCACAAACTGCTCCTGATGTCTATAAATCAAATCTTTTCAGCGATAATTTCCATTATATTCAAGCAGAACGTATTGGTCCGCGCACATACTTTGAGATATCGGATTTTCAGGTACGACAGCATGGGCAACTCGGCACCAGGGGCGAATACACAGCATACTTCCTCTCAACTTATAGAGATAGAGATATTCCTAACAGTAATCTGAGCCATCCAGAGGCAAAGTCATTTAATCTGAGAGATCAGGTCGAGGCATGGATGGGAGAAGTCAGCCCAGGTACACGCATCGAAATTAAGTCAAACCCAGATATGGATTTGGTGAGTTTTCAATACTCCTACGGACTAAGCAACCCTTACCGTGCAACCAACGTTGGGTTTGGAATTACCTACACCCTTCCCATCATTGTGGCAGTGCTTTCATCCCCCCCTGGCACACTAATCCTAATAGAAAATCCAGAAGCACATCTCCATCCTAAAGGGCAAGCCAAAATGGGTGAGTTGTTGGCGCTTGCAGCTAGCTGTGGCGTTCAAGTTGTGATAGAAACTCATAGCGACCATGTTTTAAACGGTATTCGTCTTGCTGTTCATGACGGTAAGCTTAACCCCAAAGATGTCCAGTTGCACTACTTTGAGCGTAAAGAAAAAGATGGACAAGCTTACACAGAAGTAGTATCGCCACACATTGATCGCAACGGACGAATTGATCAATGGCCAGAAGGGTTCTTTGATGAATGGGATAAAAGTTTAGAGGCTTTATTAGAACCAGCAGGAGAATAAGACATGGATTTAGAGATGGTACTCAATGAACTGTCTCTGCGAACTCCTGCTGCTGATATTCCAACAGCACAGCAATTAATGTCAGAGCTGATTGGCACTGTGCGTCAAGCAACTTCCAGTGGTGTGAAGCGAGTGCTTCGCACTTCAGATGAGATTAACACCATCGAACTCGCACCTGGCTATCCTGTGGCTCGTTGGCGCAACGATGCGACGGTAAATCGGGAAGAGCGTAGTTTCTTCAGAACTCTCACAGCAAAAGCTCCCTTCTGGACAGATGTTGCTGAAGAGATTAAAAACGACTTTGATTTGTCTCAGGTTTGGCATCAAGGAGAGGAAGCAAGAGGACTTGGCTTTGCTGTAGTGATTGATGGACTTGTGGTGAGCTTGATTTCAGAAGCACGATGGGATTGTAGCCGCTTAGAGTTGGAAATCAGACGGTTGGATGAAAATGAAGAATTAATTGATGAACCGCTAGAAATTATCCACGCCAGTCGTAGCAACCATGTACAGGAACACTCTAATTGGATTAACAACCGTATCCGCTCAACAGTGGTTGATGGGTTAGAACTCTGGAATCGTAAAGATGAGTTATTTCCCAACCTGATATTCTGTGAGGCTGTCCGTGAGCAATTGCAGAACCTTGGCGCGAAACACCCGATGTTGCACCATGTTAAAAATAAATTGTCAGAGATTGAAGGCTACTGCAAGATTTGGACAGATGAGGCTTTTGGTCCAAAGAGCCTAAAAAATGTCTCAGTAGAAAGCCCAGTCACACTTCAGAATCCCACGTATAGCAAAGAGCGAATGTTTCTTTGTCCCGATGGTCAGAAGCAAGTCTTCAGTTGGCACGCTAAGCTATCATTTGGTTGGCGTATTTATTTCTTACCAAATGAGCAAAGAAGGATGATTATCGGTTATGTTGGTTGTCACCTCCGCACTGTGAAATACTCTAATTAATCTCAATATTCAAGAGTTCTTATGAAATGTTTTGAATAATCAGTGATCGCACTTTCCTAACAACCCAAGAAAAAAACTACTTCGACTTTCGTTTCGACTTGGGTGGCGTTCGGTGTGCGCCAAAATATTTTTCACTACGGTAGCGAAGCCACACCCGCAACTGCTGCGGAATCTGGTCTTTTTGTTCTTTTGTCAGCGTGTTGTAAAGGGCTAGAGCGCGATCGCGTTCTCCCCGACAAGCAGCATTATTATGAGCATCCCAGTAGCTACGGGCAACCCGAATCCGCCGACAGACTTCCTTAATTAGTGCTTCTCCCGTGAGGGGATTTTCCTGCTTTGCCATACTTGAATTTTGCTTACTGGTGCGATCGTAGCTTATTGAAGAATTAATAAAATAGCTGCTCTAAACAGGTACCTTGTTGATTGCTTGGAGGCGATAGCAATGTCTTCGAGCGTTGAAGTAAGTGAATCAGGCACTTAC from Funiculus sociatus GB2-C1 includes these protein-coding regions:
- a CDS encoding WD40 repeat domain-containing protein — translated: MKKTTALTVTVLAIATLVGTSVAKSAGFFAQAPTPSVVQAKPSWENSKLVHKLPTVANYAKFSSNGLLLVCNGEQGKAIQLWDVRKGELLSSIKADDTTSFGDVTISPDGQFVASIVYSQIDKSIAVGVWNSKTGEAIWKKPIFTNSAEFRSPKDSGENFPASIVSSLEFSPNGQFIASSARKYFGSENPQIQLWDVATGEKRFVLRSNIKSLRGMSFSPDSQVLASLGSSQSILKGGTYHWQGLIQLWNPKTGQLLHTLKEKNELIPMSIAFSPDGQTLTSLSKDAIYEAHLRTWDVKTGGTVRTVSASVDRTDDQLSLSPDAKTYLVAGQVAGSRIFNAEIRKEWPLSGFDVSSGASTGLFSPDGQMLAVPTVGGIPIWQAGN
- a CDS encoding DNA phosphorothioation system restriction enzyme; translation: MNAAYNAPKLTPTIPPKATPRFEGLQFRLRLPVAGENKGSYSTEGNPPRKGCPRMPPSIQLRQYQREAVANWFANKGRGTLKMATGSGKTIAALAIATELYQQIGLRVLLIVCPYRHLVTQWARECEKFGLEPVLAFENVRNWQSQLSTQLYNLRSGNQHFLTVITTNSTLIGEGLQSQLKYFPPKTLIVGDEAHNLGARRLEESLPSSIGLRLGLSATPERYFDDAGTQSLFDYFGTVIKPEFTLKDAIQQGALVHYLYYPILVELTEAEARTYTKLSASIGRHLLFKQRDNIAANFEDNEELKPLLMKRARLIGAAANKLEALRELMSQRLDTSHTLFYCGDGSVHSDFANSNNFVSRQFKAVVKILGEELGYRVNTYTAETPLSERENLRRQFENGELQGLVAIRCLDEGVDIPAIQNAVILASSSNPRQFIQRRGRILRPHPGKQRATLFDTIVLPPTLDRDTFEVERNLLRKELRRFVEFADLADNAGEARMKLLALQKRYELLDL
- a CDS encoding Precorrin-3B methylase — its product is MAKQENPLTGEALIKEVCRRIRVARSYWDAHNNAACRGERDRALALYNTLTKEQKDQIPQQLRVWLRYRSEKYFGAHRTPPKSKRKSK
- a CDS encoding AAA family ATPase — its product is MIRIRSLCLKNFKPFEAEFLEFRSLTLLSGLNSTGKSSVLQSLLLLRQSYQQGLLRKTGLALNGDLVCIGTAQDALFEGAKDDSIGFELVWEDGIKGIWRFDYNREADVIALSASQTAPDVYKSNLFSDNFHYIQAERIGPRTYFEISDFQVRQHGQLGTRGEYTAYFLSTYRDRDIPNSNLSHPEAKSFNLRDQVEAWMGEVSPGTRIEIKSNPDMDLVSFQYSYGLSNPYRATNVGFGITYTLPIIVAVLSSPPGTLILIENPEAHLHPKGQAKMGELLALAASCGVQVVIETHSDHVLNGIRLAVHDGKLNPKDVQLHYFERKEKDGQAYTEVVSPHIDRNGRIDQWPEGFFDEWDKSLEALLEPAGE
- a CDS encoding UBP-type zinc finger domain-containing protein, coding for MPCQHLNEVTLENLISKANYPVFRCEECIRINGRWVHLRICQTCGKMLCCDSSENQHSRRHYEETGHTVISSAELGEQWLWCFADEQQKNY
- a CDS encoding non-ribosomal peptide synthetase encodes the protein MKAEETEVFVFPASFAQQRLWFLDQLFPGNTFYNVAAALCLKGSLNTSALEETFNEIVCRHEALRTTFRMLDGQPVQVIAPSLTIPLPVVDLQSLPATEREAETRRIATEERSRPFDLSQDSLLRVMLLQLDSSEYVLLLNLHHIICDGWSIGVLIRELGTLYAAFANKERSPLPELPIQYADFADWQREWLQGEVLESQLAYWKQQLDNIPSLNLPSDKPRPTAPTYRGATKFLELPKSLSEELEALSQRQGVTVFMTLLAAFQILLHRYTQQSDIVVGSPIANRNRREIEGLIGFFVNSLVLRTNLSGNPTFLELLSRVREVTLGAYAHQDLPFEKLVEELHPERNLSQHPLFQVAFSLQNTPIEALELPGLMLSQLEFDSLSAKFDLEFHLWESPESFKGQVIYSTDLFDDATITRMLGHYQTLLESIVANPQKRLGELTILTDAEQKELLIFSQNKFEIQNLPSKIEQCFHQLFEAQVEQSPDAIALIFENQQLTYRELNIRANQLAHHLQQLGVFPDVLVGICVERSVDMIVGLLGILKAGGAYLPLDPSYPQERLNFMVEDAQISILLTQSILAPLWKPCWGDRQHGLSVVCLDTDWNAIASHPQHNPTSNVTFDNLAYVIYTSGSTGKPKGVLVQHRGLSNLAEAQIEVFKLQPSDRILQFASLSFDASIFEIIMALRIGATLYIAKKESLLPGQALIKLCKDNNITCVTLPPAVLAVLPKEELPALHTIICAGESCSKDIVNKWTSDRRFFNAYGPTEATVWATIAEINDDSEKPPIGCPIANTQIYILDGYLQPVPIGITGELYISGDGLARGYLNRPELTAERFIPNLFIKAKVKIENEASIQENSSLSSLKKESRTERLYKTGDLATFKLDGNIEFLGRIDQQVKIRGFRIELGEIEALLRQYPAVKEAVVIVREDIPDNKRLIAYIVPQQNQALTTIEIRDFLKKKLPDYMVPSFFVLIDSLPLTVNGKVDRLALPTPFNLKSEISNLTLNVVPRTSTESTLAKIWAEVLNIERVGIGDNFFDLGGNSLLAIRLMDEVYKQFKRELPLSTLFLNPTVESLATTLFVENNSQSWSPLVAIQPKGSNPPFFCVHPIFGVVFPYYELAYHLGKNQPFYGLQPRGIDGEQPPINRIEDMAAYYIEALRVVQPKGPYFLGGWSFGGLVAFEMAQQLQKSGHEVGLVAMLDTLAPGSDNQPSFKDGFRFLFTIATRYIWSFVIDYFYLLTPSKNEYQSFISRFPILNKLVLRLGEHLFWRSILGEEAIGNLMSQESRSQILRELTIQPMLRVFHANSEATLNYTPQIYPNRITLFKTSVQLKTEQDTSMGWSNLAVGGVEIHNIPGNHLTMLKKPHVQVLSEQLKACIEKV
- a CDS encoding DUF262 domain-containing protein, with amino-acid sequence MTELKNLNTEFPDEDTEIDDDIWIELEEEDVELQEEEITEPFDPTKIRVDTRQITIDLVLGRIKLKEIDLAPDFQRQAGIWKDAAKSRLIESILIRIPLPAFYMDATDEDKWLVIDGLQRLTALKQFVLDKQLKLRRLEYLTDVEGKTYDELPRKYQRRIQETQITVYLIEKGTPPEVKFNIFRRINTGGLPLSPQELRHALNQGKATKFLAQLADSQEFKQTTGITNTRKQLRMEDRDFVLRFLAFTLTSYTDYKAKSLDFFLNETMVDINKMSDSEINILGESFLRTMVIAFDIFGDYAFRKISKHNKEQKNPLNKALFEAWAVNLSKLEEQAIDTLRERKQYLIDNFIAILESDAKFMGSISQSTDSVSKVKYRFSTIENLLKEVLA